Proteins encoded in a region of the Campylobacter showae CSUNSWCD genome:
- a CDS encoding LemA family protein — protein MYIVLGIIAVLALIVISVYNSLVGKRNQVSNIRSGVDTQLKKRFDLIPNLVATVKQYITHERELLENISALRSGIQKAAGDEQRFALNGELSNLISKLNVVVENYPELKANENVMHLQKTLNDVEEQISAARRAYNAAVTDYNNAVEMFPSNIVASWARFHKAAFFEVPKGQDDPHDVHELFNR, from the coding sequence ATGTACATCGTTTTAGGCATCATTGCCGTCCTCGCGCTCATAGTCATCTCAGTCTACAACTCGCTGGTGGGCAAGCGCAACCAAGTCTCAAACATCAGATCCGGCGTCGATACGCAGCTAAAAAAGCGCTTTGACCTCATCCCAAACCTCGTCGCCACCGTCAAGCAGTACATCACGCACGAGCGCGAGCTGCTAGAAAACATCTCCGCGCTTAGAAGCGGTATTCAAAAGGCCGCGGGCGACGAGCAGAGATTTGCGCTAAACGGCGAGCTGTCAAACCTCATCTCAAAGCTCAACGTCGTCGTCGAGAACTACCCCGAGCTCAAAGCCAACGAAAACGTCATGCACCTGCAAAAGACGCTAAACGATGTTGAGGAGCAGATCTCCGCCGCGCGCCGCGCCTACAACGCCGCAGTGACTGATTATAACAACGCCGTGGAGATGTTTCCGTCAAACATCGTCGCTAGCTGGGCGAGGTTTCACAAGGCGGCATTTTTCGAGGTGCCGAAAGGTCAAGACGACCCGCACGACGTGCACGAGCTTTTTAACCGCTAA
- a CDS encoding DUF3137 domain-containing protein encodes MDDLALLELERQKVLRSLFRLKLTCVFVAAALAWLLYLAAQNAVLSAVAFVVCGAAMYYFFESIFTGSFTFKFKRKVVRSIVESCGLAYYPGECVESDYLYMIYDFDIDKYSGNDLIFGQIEGVRVKFSDVEAISIKEDLHGNKTHRVLFAGILFVADFPKRLKGVTQICSGMDDFKDYGGKRARMDDAEFERLFRVYTTDQIEARYALTPSLMENLKLLKTRFHRPINIVLVGDKICMAIRTGRDNFEPDLRRPLVGKGANRFYKDEIGGFLRIVEELRLNRKIWLD; translated from the coding sequence ATGGACGATCTGGCCTTGCTAGAGCTTGAGCGGCAAAAGGTTTTGCGTTCGCTTTTTAGGCTAAAGCTCACCTGCGTCTTTGTCGCCGCCGCGCTAGCTTGGCTACTTTATTTAGCCGCGCAAAACGCCGTCCTTAGCGCGGTCGCGTTTGTGGTCTGCGGGGCTGCGATGTACTATTTTTTCGAGAGTATTTTCACGGGTAGCTTTACCTTTAAATTTAAGCGAAAAGTCGTGAGGAGCATCGTGGAGAGCTGCGGTCTGGCGTATTATCCGGGCGAGTGCGTAGAGAGCGATTATCTTTATATGATTTATGATTTTGACATCGACAAATACTCGGGCAACGACCTGATTTTCGGGCAGATAGAGGGAGTGCGGGTCAAATTTAGCGACGTAGAGGCGATAAGCATCAAAGAGGATCTACACGGAAACAAGACGCATAGAGTGCTTTTTGCGGGGATTTTGTTCGTCGCCGATTTTCCTAAACGGCTAAAGGGCGTCACTCAAATTTGCAGCGGGATGGATGATTTTAAGGACTACGGCGGCAAGCGTGCGAGGATGGACGACGCTGAGTTTGAGCGGCTATTTCGCGTCTATACGACTGATCAGATCGAGGCTAGATATGCGCTCACGCCTAGTCTGATGGAAAATCTAAAACTGCTAAAAACGAGATTTCACCGCCCTATAAATATCGTGCTAGTCGGCGATAAAATCTGCATGGCGATCCGCACGGGACGCGATAACTTCGAGCCCGATCTGCGCCGTCCGCTCGTGGGCAAAGGGGCAAATAGATTTTACAAAGACGAGATCGGAGGCTTCCTTCGTATCGTCGAGGAGCTGCGGCTAAACCGTAAAATTTGGCTGGACTAG